A single window of Agromyces aureus DNA harbors:
- a CDS encoding ABC transporter substrate-binding protein, whose product MRKSILAAGAVLVAAGLAFTGCSADTSGGGDTGSKVLTVGMPNGPQQPNQNPLATGSASLSLGYAFVVYESLMQNNEIDPTEAPTPWLAESVEWNPEYAQATITPRDGVKWSDGEAFTADDIAFSIQLRKDNPELNIDFPDQYGDISVEDGKVVVNFTTGQYVNQVKLYRLLIVPKHIWEGEDAVTFSDDDMIGTGPFTLKSFSAQAVTLTPNETYWGGKSKVAELRYDAYNDNAGLTTALTTGEAQWGWTFIPDYESTYIAKDPDHFNQVAGGGFGVDVLYLNNETKPFDNLAFRQALNMVVDHADITKTAGYGVWPEITSVTGLPQPSGDAFISEAYQGQELTVDVDGAKKVLTDAGYTYDGDKLIDPDGEAVSFKLTNPSGWTDYLDALGIIAEGAKSLGAEATVDAIVQDTWFNDTIPFGNFQASLHWTDAGSTPWNLYSNIMDGASYVPLGETANWNFGRYNNDEVTQALATYKSATEDSDRQAALDVVQKHYVEDVPGIVIWSRPAVAQYSTQNYTGFPTSEDPYANPQPTGPQAALILSKLTPSE is encoded by the coding sequence ATGCGAAAGAGCATCCTCGCCGCGGGCGCCGTACTGGTCGCCGCCGGCTTGGCTTTCACAGGGTGCAGCGCGGACACGAGCGGCGGCGGTGACACCGGTTCCAAGGTGCTCACCGTCGGCATGCCGAACGGACCGCAGCAGCCGAACCAGAACCCGCTCGCGACCGGATCGGCATCGCTGTCGCTCGGGTACGCGTTCGTCGTCTACGAGTCGCTCATGCAGAACAACGAGATCGACCCGACCGAGGCGCCCACGCCCTGGCTCGCCGAGTCGGTCGAGTGGAACCCCGAGTACGCGCAGGCGACCATCACGCCGCGCGATGGCGTCAAGTGGTCCGACGGCGAGGCCTTCACCGCCGACGACATCGCCTTCTCGATCCAGCTCCGCAAGGACAACCCCGAGCTGAACATCGACTTCCCCGACCAGTACGGCGACATCTCCGTCGAGGACGGCAAGGTCGTCGTGAACTTCACGACGGGCCAGTACGTCAACCAGGTCAAGCTCTACCGTCTCCTCATCGTGCCCAAGCACATCTGGGAGGGCGAGGACGCCGTCACGTTCAGCGACGACGACATGATCGGCACCGGCCCGTTCACGCTGAAGTCCTTCAGCGCCCAGGCCGTCACGCTCACCCCCAACGAGACGTACTGGGGCGGCAAGTCGAAGGTCGCCGAGCTCCGCTACGACGCCTACAACGACAACGCCGGCCTGACGACGGCGCTCACCACGGGTGAGGCGCAGTGGGGCTGGACCTTCATTCCCGACTACGAGTCGACCTACATCGCCAAGGACCCCGACCACTTCAACCAGGTCGCCGGCGGCGGCTTCGGCGTCGACGTGCTGTACCTGAACAACGAGACGAAGCCGTTCGACAACCTGGCCTTCCGCCAGGCGCTGAACATGGTCGTCGACCACGCCGACATCACGAAGACCGCGGGCTACGGCGTGTGGCCCGAGATCACGAGCGTGACCGGCCTGCCCCAGCCCTCCGGTGACGCGTTCATCTCCGAGGCGTACCAGGGCCAGGAGCTCACGGTCGACGTCGACGGCGCCAAGAAGGTGCTGACCGACGCCGGGTACACCTACGACGGCGACAAGCTCATCGATCCCGACGGCGAGGCGGTCTCGTTCAAGCTGACCAACCCCAGCGGCTGGACCGACTACCTCGACGCGCTCGGCATCATCGCCGAGGGTGCGAAGTCGCTCGGCGCCGAGGCCACGGTCGACGCGATCGTGCAGGACACCTGGTTCAACGACACCATCCCGTTCGGCAACTTCCAGGCCTCGCTGCACTGGACCGACGCCGGCTCCACGCCGTGGAACCTGTACTCGAACATCATGGACGGCGCCTCGTACGTGCCGCTCGGCGAGACCGCGAACTGGAACTTCGGCCGGTACAACAACGACGAGGTCACCCAGGCGCTCGCGACGTACAAGTCCGCGACCGAGGACTCCGACCGCCAGGCGGCACTCGACGTCGTGCAGAAGCACTACGTCGAGGATGTCCCGGGCATCGTGATCTGGTCGCGTCCGGCCGTGGCGCAGTACTCCACGCAGAACTACACCGGATTCCCCACCTCCGAGGACCCCTACGCGAACCCGCAGCCGACGGGCCCGCAGGCGGCACTCATCCTCTCCAAGCTCACCCCGAGCGAGTGA
- a CDS encoding ABC transporter permease, giving the protein MRFFLRRLGFYLITFWAAVTINFFIPRIMPGDPVSALIAKNQGRISPDAADALRTLFGLDENMSLWDQYVQYWNLLLHGELGTSFAYSAPVADVIAGAIPWTIGLVGIATIISFTLGTLLGSGIGWRRGTWADSLLPISTFFSAVPYFWLALIAISIFSVTLGWFPASGSYDRSLVPSFSWEFISSVIYYGTLPALTIVISSISGWILGMRNMMVTVSSEDYVTVAQAKGVSERTALFGYSARNAILPQVSSFALSLGFIVGGTLVMEIVFSYQGIGYYLFTAVAAKDYPLMQGIFLVITVAVLFANIVADFIYGVLDPRTRQEG; this is encoded by the coding sequence ATGAGGTTCTTCCTGCGCCGACTCGGCTTCTACCTGATCACCTTCTGGGCCGCGGTCACGATCAACTTCTTCATCCCGCGCATCATGCCCGGCGACCCGGTGAGCGCGCTCATCGCGAAGAACCAGGGCCGCATCAGCCCCGACGCCGCCGATGCGCTGCGCACGCTGTTCGGCCTCGACGAGAACATGTCGCTCTGGGATCAGTACGTGCAGTACTGGAACCTGCTGCTGCACGGCGAGCTCGGCACCTCGTTCGCCTACTCCGCCCCCGTCGCCGACGTCATCGCCGGAGCCATCCCCTGGACCATCGGCCTGGTCGGCATCGCGACGATCATCAGCTTCACGCTCGGCACGCTCCTCGGCTCCGGCATCGGCTGGCGTCGCGGCACCTGGGCCGACTCGCTCCTGCCGATCTCGACGTTCTTCTCGGCCGTGCCGTACTTCTGGCTCGCGCTGATCGCGATCTCGATCTTCTCGGTCACGCTCGGCTGGTTCCCCGCGAGCGGCAGCTACGACCGTTCACTGGTGCCGTCGTTCTCGTGGGAGTTCATCTCCTCCGTCATCTACTACGGCACCCTGCCCGCCCTGACGATCGTGATCTCGTCGATCTCGGGCTGGATCCTCGGCATGCGCAACATGATGGTCACGGTCTCGTCCGAGGACTACGTGACGGTCGCGCAGGCGAAGGGGGTCTCGGAGCGCACCGCGCTGTTCGGCTACTCGGCTCGGAACGCGATCCTGCCGCAGGTGTCGAGCTTCGCGCTCTCGCTCGGCTTCATCGTCGGCGGCACGCTCGTCATGGAGATCGTCTTCTCCTATCAGGGCATCGGCTACTACCTCTTCACGGCGGTCGCCGCGAAGGACTACCCGCTCATGCAGGGCATCTTCCTCGTGATCACGGTCGCGGTGCTGTTCGCCAACATCGTGGCCGACTTCATCTACGGGGTGCTCGATCCGCGCACCCGACAGGAGGGCTGA
- a CDS encoding ABC transporter permease yields the protein MTIDTSIVEEGQELEKPSQAPMTGVVAAAEGRRRGKPRKFLFLRNSKAVAGLVILGFFLLIAIIGPWIAPYDPSARSDDILQPPSWEHWFGTTHLGQDVFSQILVGTRGVIVVGFVAGILATAIGVIIGVTAGYIGGLGDETLSVLANVFLVIPQLPLIIIIAGQLPTVGGVTVAVVIAITGWAWGARVLRAQTLSLRRRDFVEAARANGERTWRIITAEILPNLTAIIASGFVGTVAFAVLSLITLSFIGIGNTGEWNWGTVLYQAQSQLALQRGAWWWFVPAGLCIALLGMSLTLINFGIDEFVNPRLRSTGLNAKSLRKRGIRPRIGFTPVVREAEENRV from the coding sequence ATGACGATCGACACCAGCATCGTCGAAGAGGGCCAGGAGCTCGAGAAGCCGTCGCAGGCGCCCATGACGGGCGTGGTCGCGGCGGCCGAGGGGCGACGACGCGGCAAGCCGCGCAAGTTCCTCTTCCTGCGCAACTCGAAGGCCGTCGCCGGCCTGGTGATCCTCGGGTTCTTCCTGCTCATCGCGATCATCGGGCCGTGGATCGCCCCCTACGACCCGAGCGCCCGCAGCGACGACATCCTGCAGCCGCCGTCGTGGGAGCACTGGTTCGGCACGACGCACCTCGGCCAGGACGTGTTCTCGCAGATCCTGGTGGGCACGCGCGGCGTGATCGTCGTCGGCTTCGTCGCGGGCATCCTCGCGACGGCGATCGGCGTCATCATCGGCGTCACCGCCGGCTACATCGGCGGACTCGGCGACGAGACCCTCTCGGTGCTCGCCAACGTGTTCCTCGTGATCCCGCAACTGCCGCTCATCATCATCATCGCGGGCCAGCTGCCGACGGTCGGCGGCGTCACGGTCGCCGTGGTCATCGCGATCACGGGCTGGGCGTGGGGTGCGCGAGTGCTTCGAGCCCAGACGCTCTCGTTGCGACGGCGCGACTTCGTCGAGGCCGCTCGCGCCAACGGCGAGCGCACCTGGCGCATCATCACGGCGGAGATCCTGCCGAACCTCACGGCGATCATCGCCTCGGGCTTCGTCGGCACCGTCGCGTTCGCCGTCCTCTCGCTCATCACGCTGTCGTTCATCGGCATCGGCAACACGGGCGAGTGGAACTGGGGCACCGTGCTCTACCAGGCCCAGTCGCAGCTCGCCCTGCAGCGCGGCGCCTGGTGGTGGTTCGTTCCGGCCGGCCTCTGCATCGCCCTGCTCGGCATGTCGCTGACCCTCATCAACTTCGGCATCGACGAGTTCGTCAACCCGCGCCTGCGATCGACGGGCCTGAACGCCAAGTCCCTGCGCAAGCGCGGCATCCGCCCCCGTATCGGATTCACCCCTGTGGTGCGCGAGGCCGAGGAGAACCGAGTATGA
- a CDS encoding ABC transporter ATP-binding protein: MSPSSPPAEPADGDVVLQAVDLQKHFKLRGLNSRDVVHAVDGVNFELRRGRVLALVGESGSGKSTIARLLAQLMPTTGGRILLHGTDATAKGRRAFRRYVGRVQMIFQDPFGSLNPVHTVRYMLSRSLRIHRGRLRGPALEEALVELLERVQLKPAERYIDKFPHELSGGQRQRVAIARALAADPEVLLADEPISMLDVSIRLGILNLLQDLRDRLHIAILYITHDIASARYFADRTMVMYAGRIVETGDSESVTQDPKHPYTQLLVRSAPDPDDLEARAHGARGEAPSLVKPPSGCRFNPRCPFATELCRTEAPPLLPVGTGENGEAREAACWGYSDRADRPTLSDITEALA; this comes from the coding sequence ATGTCCCCCTCCTCTCCCCCCGCCGAACCGGCGGACGGCGACGTCGTCCTCCAGGCCGTCGACCTGCAGAAGCACTTCAAGCTCCGCGGGCTCAACTCGCGCGACGTCGTGCACGCGGTCGACGGCGTGAACTTCGAACTCCGCCGCGGCCGCGTGCTCGCCCTCGTCGGCGAATCCGGCTCGGGCAAGTCCACGATCGCCCGGCTGCTCGCCCAGCTCATGCCCACGACCGGCGGGCGCATCCTCCTGCACGGCACGGATGCCACGGCCAAGGGCCGCCGCGCGTTCCGCCGCTACGTCGGTCGCGTGCAGATGATCTTCCAGGACCCGTTCGGGTCGCTGAACCCCGTGCACACCGTGCGCTACATGCTCTCGCGCAGCCTCCGGATCCACCGCGGCCGCCTGCGCGGCCCCGCCCTCGAGGAGGCGCTCGTCGAGCTGCTCGAGCGCGTGCAGCTGAAGCCCGCCGAGCGCTACATCGACAAGTTCCCGCACGAACTCTCGGGCGGCCAGCGCCAGCGCGTCGCCATCGCCCGCGCCCTCGCGGCCGACCCCGAGGTGCTGCTCGCCGACGAGCCGATCTCGATGCTCGACGTCTCGATCCGCCTCGGCATCCTGAACCTGCTGCAGGACCTCCGCGACCGCCTGCACATCGCGATCCTCTACATCACGCACGACATCGCCTCGGCCCGCTACTTCGCCGACCGCACGATGGTCATGTACGCCGGCCGCATCGTCGAGACCGGCGACTCCGAGTCGGTCACGCAGGACCCGAAGCACCCCTACACCCAGCTGCTCGTGCGCTCGGCGCCCGACCCCGACGACCTCGAGGCGCGTGCGCACGGAGCACGCGGCGAGGCACCCAGCCTGGTGAAGCCCCCGAGCGGATGCCGCTTCAACCCGCGCTGCCCGTTCGCGACCGAGCTGTGCCGCACCGAGGCACCGCCCCTGCTGCCCGTCGGCACGGGCGAGAACGGCGAGGCCCGGGAAGCCGCGTGCTGGGGCTACTCCGACCGCGCCGACCGCCCGACGCTCAGCGACATCACGGAGGCGCTCGCATGA